From a region of the Haematobia irritans isolate KBUSLIRL chromosome 4, ASM5000362v1, whole genome shotgun sequence genome:
- the LOC142236184 gene encoding brachyurin-like, whose translation MKIAIALSLFVAVASAGVMPTLQQRLPLMPVMPLEELEGRITNGELAKAGQFPYQVGLSLVFGSSGAWCGGTLISDRWVLTAAHCTDGADGVTVYLGAIDIKDDNEKGQQRIYTSKSNIVIHADWDPSTLSNDISLIKLPVSVEFNDRIQPATLPKKDGHYSTYEGDMVWASGWGKDSDAATSVSPLLRYIEVPILKQSSCKTYYLGMVTDKMICISGKDGKSTCNGDSGGPLVYKDGAVNYVIGATSFGIALGCEKGWPGVFTRVTSYLDWIEEKSGVVNK comes from the coding sequence ATGAAAATCGCTATTGCTCTCAGTTTGTTTGTGGCCGTTGCATCGGCTGGCGTTATGCCTACCTTGCAACAACGTCTTCCATTGATGCCTGTCATGCCCTTGGAAGAGTTGGAAGGTCGTATTACCAATGGTGAATTGGCCAAGGCTGGTCAATTCCCCTATCAAGTTGGTTTGAGCTTGGTCTTCGGTAGCTCTGGTGCCTGGTGTGGTGGTACTTTGATTTCGGATCGTTGGGTTTTGACTGCTGCTCACTGTACCGATGGAGCTGATGGTGTTACTGTATACTTGGGAGCCATCGACATCAAGGACGACAACGAAAAGGGTCAACAAAGAATCTATACCTCCAAGTCCAACATTGTTATCCACGCCGACTGGGATCCCAGCACCTTGAGCAATGACATTTCATTGATCAAATTGCCCGTTTCCGTTGAATTCAACGATCGCATCCAACCTGCTACTTTGCCCAAGAAGGACGGTCATTACTCCACCTATGAAGGTGATATGGTCTGGGCTTCCGGCTGGGGTAAGGACAGTGATGCTGCCACCTCCGTTTCTCCATTGTTGCGTTACATCGAAGTcccaattttgaagcaaagcagCTGCAAGACCTACTACCTTGGCATGGTTACCGATAAGATGATCTGCATTAGCGGCAAAGATGGCAAGTCCACCTGCAATGGTGATTCTGGTGGCCCATTGGTATACAAGGATGGTGCTGTTAACTATGTCATTGGCGCTACCTCCTTCGGTATTGCCTTGGGTTGCGAAAAGGGCTGGCCTGGTGTATTCACCCGTGTCACCTCCTACTTGGACTGGATCGAAGAAAAATCTGGCGTTGTCAACAAATAA
- the LOC142233660 gene encoding brachyurin-like, with amino-acid sequence MKIAIALSLFVAVASAGVMPSLQQRLPLMPVMPLEELEGRITNGELAKAGQFPYQVGLSLVFGSSGAWCGGTLISDRWIVTAAHCTDGADGVTVYLGAIDIKDDNEKGQQRIYTSKSNIVIHADWNPSTLSNDISLIKLPVSIEFNDRIQPATLPKKDGHYSTYEGDMVWASGWGKDSDAATTVSPLLRYIEVPILKQSSCKTYYLGVVTDKMICISGKDGKSTCNGDSGGPLVYKDGGVNYLIGATSFGISLGCEKGWPGVFTRITSYLDWIEEKSGVVNK; translated from the coding sequence ATGAAAATCGCTATTGCTCTCAGTTTGTTTGTGGCCGTTGCATCGGCTGGCGTTATGCCAAGCTTGCAACAACGTCTTCCATTGATGCCTGTCATGCCCTTGGAAGAATTGGAAGGTCGTATTACCAATGGTGAATTGGCCAAGGCTGGTCAATTCCCCTATCAAGTTGGTTTGAGCTTGGTCTTCGGTAGCTCTGGTGCCTGGTGTGGTGGTACTTTGATTTCGGATCGTTGGATTGTAACTGCTGCTCACTGTACCGATGGAGCTGATGGTGTTACTGTCTATTTGGGAGCCATCGACATCAAGGACGACAACGAAAAAGGTCAACAAAGAATCTACACCTCCAAGTCCAACATTGTTATCCACGCCGACTGGAATCCCAGCACCTTGAGCAATGACATCTCATTGATCAAATTGCCAGTTTCCATTGAATTCAACGATCGCATCCAACCTGCTACTTTGCCCAAGAAGGACGGCCATTACTCCACCTATGAAGGTGATATGGTCTGGGCTTCCGGCTGGGGTAAGGACAGTGATGCTGCCACCACCGTTTCTCCATTGTTGCGTTACATCGAAGTCCCCATTTTGAAGCAAAGCAGCTGCAAGACCTACTACCTTGGCGTGGTTACCGATAAGATGATCTGCATTAGCGGCAAAGATGGCAAGTCCACCTGCAATGGTGATTCTGGTGGTCCATTGGTATACAAGGATGGTGGTGTTAACTATCTCATTGGCGCTACTTCCTTCGGTATTTCCTTGGGTTGCGAGAAGGGCTGGCCTGGTGTATTCACCCGCATCACATCCTACTTGGACTGGATCGAAGAAAAATCTGGTGTTGTCAACAAATAA
- the LOC142233364 gene encoding brachyurin-like, with protein sequence MKSLIVLSLFVTFAWAGLMPAMRGRLPFVPRMPLKELEGRITNGELAKPGQFPYQVGLSLVFGDSGAWCGGTLISDRWVLTAAHCTDGADGVTVYLGAIDIKNDKEEGQQRVYVSKENIVVHAEWDFETLNNDISMIKLPVSVEFNDRIQPASLPKKNGQYASYEGEYVWASGWGRDSDAATGVTQFLRYIQVPVVKKSTCNNFFFGMITDKQICISGKDGKSTCNGDSGGPLVYKEGETNYVIGATSFGIALGCEKGWPGVFTRVTAYLDWIEEVSGVVNK encoded by the coding sequence ATGAAGTCTTTAATTGTTCTCAGTTTATTTGTGACCTTCGCATGGGCTGGCCTTATGCCTGCTATGCGTGGCCGTCTTCCATTTGTGCCTCGCATGCCTTTGAAAGAATTAGAAGGCCGTATTACCAATGGTGAATTGGCCAAGCCTGGTCAATTTCCCTACCAAGTTGGTCTAAGCTTGGTCTTTGGAGATTCTGGAGCCTGGTGTGGTGGTACCTTGATTTCCGATCGTTGGGTCTTGACCGCTGCCCATTGTACCGATGGTGCTGATGGAGTTACTGTCTACTTGGGAGCCATCGACATCAAGAACGACAAGGAGGAAGGACAACAAAGAGTTTATGTTTCCAAGGAAAACATTGTTGTACATGCCGAATGGGATTTCGAAACCTTGAACAATGACATTTCCATGATCAAATTGCCCGTATCCGTTGAATTCAATGATCGCATTCAACCAGCTTCATTGCCAAAGAAGAATGGTCAATATGCTTCCTATGAAGGCGAATATGTCTGGGCTTCCGGTTGGGGTAGAGATAGTGATGCCGCTACTGGAGTTACTCAATTCTTGCGTTACATTCAAGTTCCCGTGGTGAAGAAGAGCACTTGCAATAACTTCTTCTTTGGCATGATTACCGATAAGCAAATTTGCATTAGCGGCAAAGATGGCAAGTCCACCTGCAATGGTGATTCTGGTGGTCCATTGGTCTATAAGGAAGGTGAAACCAATTATGTTATTGGTGCTACATCCTTCGGTATTGCCTTGGGTTGCGAAAAGGGCTGGCCTGGTGTATTCACTCGTGTCACCGCTTACTTGGATTGGATCGAAGAAGTTTCTGGTGTTGTCAACAAGTAA